Within Tribolium castaneum strain GA2 chromosome 10, icTriCast1.1, whole genome shotgun sequence, the genomic segment TTGTAATTAGAAAATGGCTTGAGGTAGtcgtcaattttaaattcattagAAATTCTAAATACTGTATCGCTTTCATGCTGTTGCAAACTTTCCCagctaattaattattagcaGTTGAATTTCGTAAGTGTTGATTGGTAAGTCGGGGTGTGttggtgttttttaattttttgtgcgaTTATGCGAGAGTACTTTTCGATGTAGCTGGGTGGTGATTGATGGTCCGGGGTGTTGCAGAAATTCCAGGTCCGACCCGCGTGTACAGTCTCTCGCTGGACGAGGAAGACTATAACGAGCAGTTCGGGTCTGCTGAGCGTGAACAGGACGAAGAATTGTCGAACAGTGTGCTTGAACGAGGCCGGCCGATGTCCCACACCACTCCTGGTACCCTACGGGGTACTCTGACGAACACACATGAGAACCAGGTCCCCGTCGACCCGGCGCCGAGCTGCTCCTCCAGGCTGGTCCCCATGCTGTCGTCGCTTCTGCTGCTCCTCCTTAGGATATGACGACCCGCTGTTCCCGACGCATTTATGTAGTGACAATAACGTTTCATTCCTTTGTTCCCGATTATTGAccgtttttatttcaaaacccAGTTTCATGTGTGGTTTTGATTGTATAGTCTAATTCATGTATGGTAAACTAAACGTAGCTGGGCCACCACCGTGGCGCCGGGAGACCATACAGTATGTTGCCTTATAATATATGTCAAATAACTTAGATTCGTAAGACATTTTAGGCAGTCTAGTTTTACGGAAATATCATATAAATATGTTAAACCAGTTGTTTGCTGAaatgtattaattattatatgtTATTCTGGGATTTAAGTCATGCAAATAAATACGATAAGTCCTCGTATATCCTTGATAAGTGGTTGTAATTTTATGCCAATTTACACGTTCACACTAAGCTCCAGTCCATCCATCTGTCTAGACTTTACTGCAGCTATTTAGACAAATGACTGCTAATTGAGAAAGCTCCATTGCGTGAAACTCTAAATTCTATAATTTACACAGTCCAACAAATGATCTCGCATATTTTCCCAACAGCGCAGACGACGCCTCGCTGACTCAAAACTTGCACAATCTCACTCCAAAATTACAATACCATAATCCCAGTATTGGTTTTAGCCCCTCATCGATTTATTTCCGATTAACCATCTGGGAAACACCAAAAAGAACAAAGCTGCTCCCAGTGGGGCCGTAAGACAATACTCTCTGTCGATAGATGTATCCGTGTAAGGCAACTTTATTTTGACGTATCCCTCTTTCATAAGCCCGGTGTGCATCAAATGCAAATATACGTACCTACTTAGCTCAGGTCGGGAGGGCTATCCTTGATTGGGTTGGTTTATAGCGTGACTCGAAAGCATAGTTGTTATCAATGGGGTCGGAGAGATTGGGAAGTAAGTAACGGCGAAAACATCACATTTTGAAGAATCTGTAATTGGCCAGGAAGATGGAATGACAGGAGAACGGAACATGGACAATGAGCCCGGTTTGGGCGTGCATAATGCGGCGTATATCAAGATGACAATTCCCGCTTTTCAACTCGCCATATTTAATAGCGGCTCATTCATTGACGGAGAAAGTCCGTGACAATGCCGCGTGTCTCAATACATTAATCGTTAATCGGCAAACCTCGCTGGCTGCAGGGCCCCGAACAATAGCTCCGTGATCTATAAAGATGGGTCGTTCTTTACCAATTTCTCAGCTACATTTACTCTGAAATGTGTGCTGAATAGGACGTGTGACTGCGGCTAGCGGCCGTGCTGGCGGCTCTCCAGTATGATAACACCTGGGATCTGAACACTTTTCTGAATTCTCAACCAACCCCATAAATATATAAGATTCAGACCAATTTACCCACTATTTTCTTTGctctaaaacaataaattcctATTTTTACAACTGACAGCTCCTCCAAACATTTAAACTTGACGGTCTAACTTTTACACCAAcgctaattttattaaaagttactCAACGCACTACACGCACTTTCCACCTCAAACTAACTCACTTTACAACATTCGCCAGCTGAGTTGCCCACTTAAGACACAACCGATCACGATCGCAAATTTAGAATATCGATCCTGCTGCCAAAAAAGACCGTCTGCAAACTTCGATACTACGAAAGGTAAGTGACCTATCACTAAATAAATCTGCCAAAACCTCATTTTTCATACCAAAATCGGACACGATAACTTACAATTCGAGAATTTGAGACGGCAAAGCACATAAAAGCGTAAAATATAAACAGAGCACAGCTTTCAACGTctactattattaaattaataccgttctaataaaaaagcaaCTGACGTTTCACAAAGAACTATTCTATTctcgttattttttaatttgaattcaaCACAAACGTggcttttaaaatttcaaataggCTTCAACACTATTTAAGACAACACATGCCCTTGCCTCCAAATTTTCCGGTTAAAAGAGGCGACTATAGCggcaaattgaataaaactttGTTCCTCCAAAGTTGTCCTTTTAAGTCATCGGGCGTGTGTACACTGATATTATAATATTGAtcgataataaaaaatgagcgGTGGAAGTGAAACAAACTTTGTGCCGCTAATAAATCTCCGAGAGCGTAATCTACCATTAAGAATAAAACTGCAGTACTAAGCAATCTAATGAAATGAGTTTTGCTCGGTGATAGTAACGCAGTGACGAGTagtattttcgaaaaaacaataacaactCATCAGAATTCCGATGAAGGCGTGTAAAGTTAACAAAGTCTGGAGCAACttctcttttaataaaaaaatgtaagttatCCGCAAATAGGGATCGGTGTCCTccgataaaaataaactacagTGTAGGGCAGAGCGGGCGCAGAAAAGTGAATATTAGCGTTTTATCTGTCTGATTTGAACAGGGACggcagttaattttttggctTGACCTATTTTGAAGCAATTGCATGCTGTGCCACTTAACCTATGTCAtactttttacattttttgtgattaCATTTTGTTGTGCTAAAATATAAAAGGTTTTCACGTTTTAAAGACGCAGACCGAGATAAAGTTGCTCCGCTCTTAACAATACGTGAAcacgtaatttaaatttagtatttgttcaaaagtcggttttaattaaaccgtgttcatttgtttataattaactataaataaaacggtTTAAAGTGATGCATTCTCATGAAACTCGTTAATTATATTAAATGAATGTATAAGAAGTCATAAATTATTAGCACTTTCATCAAAACAGCCCGGAAAATGTTCGCgtttcatttattaaatttatttaccgcgTTAATCTTTATGATGTCGAGTTAATTTTCTTGGTTAATCCGTTAAGTTTTTTACGGGGCTTTAACTGTTCCCAACTTTACACAAATAAGATTTTAAAAGTAGTTCGCAATTTTGTCATCAATATTCagagtattttaaatcatcGGATAAAAGCCTGTAAAAGgctttgaaataatttgcgaCAAAGAATCGTTTCGGTATTGATTGTGCTTAAAATGGCCCTTAGGGCCCAAACGGAACGTCGCCAACTTAACATAGACAACTTTTCAAACTTTGCCATTGTTTTTAACAATTCCATCCgagcaatatttcaaaaagcGTAATTACGAGTTTTCGCTcatacataaaataaaacaagttttCGTCAAACAGAAAATGGATCAATCTTCGATGTGTATCTAAATCAGGCAAATGCAGACAAAATACAAGcacaattattttcattaagcgCAGGTTTAAATGTTTCCGACATTTCCGTTGCTATTTTCCCAGGTTgaacacaaaattaaattggatATCTTCTTTTATTTGTAAACACATGTACGCAGAAGCAGCactatttcatttaaatatttcaaacctgctgatattattttaatacaaaatcattaattaactCTACGCTTTTACGGTTTTTATTCTACTACGGAAAGCCTTACATTACAAGACCCGTTTGTAAAAAGTATTGGCTGCTTTGTGAGCACCCATTGTATAATACTGTAGAATTTTTTAGTACGATTCGTTTCCTcattaaaatgtatttaattaaCTAAGTATTATTCTAACCACCTGTTTAACGTTGCGCCTGATCTAATTGCTCACTGCGTTTAGTATTTCTTGTACCCAATTTCTACATATTGCAGAGATCCTCTCGACCTAGATTAGCATTTGCAGTCATTTAATGTTTAAACGATTTTAGTGTTATTAGAGCAtaaagtaatatttatttCCGAGCCgagaataaaaatataaaataaatcaaagttattaattaaagttgAGTTGTCAAATAGCGGGGCAAATAATTGATTGTGTTATTATTTTGGCATGCGCATCGAAGTTAATGGTTTTCGGAAAGTCGTCTTATTTTAGTGACATTATAAAAAGGAAATAGAGGAGAGAAGCGATTATAACCAAGCGTTTGATTAAGAATCAATCAGTTAAGAGTTATGTGGCATGACCGAATTTGGAACAGTGCCAGagtaaaaagctttttaattgAGGAGAAGAGTGtttagaatttattttgaaatgagtGCGTTCTAATTAGATTGACATTGTGATTGCCGTTAAGTGTTAAGGCATCATATTTAACCGTGTAGATTATGCAGTGCGAAAAGTTAAGCACATTAATTCTTAAAATCAATACGGGGTTGCAAGTAAGCAGAACTAGGAGATAAATTGAGATGGCGCGACTTTTCTTAAAACGGATGAGATGAAGTTTGAAATTACGTTGGGTACGATAAAGTGTGTCGTATGGGCAAAtgacattaatatttataaaatgatCAAATTTTCCTCGCTAATAAAGGtctgtataaagttttaatgtTTCCTCCTCATCGTCGGTGCTGGTATCTCgaaatacaattttgttttggtaaaaagttTACATTGTGTATCGTTCTTTGTGCGGTGCAATATCAAGGCTGAAGTAAGTacttattttgtaatattttatatttctcgTGTAGCTACGCATTATAATATGCAGAATTCTTGGCTAAGAGCAggataaacaaatttttataatgaaaGGAAGCTGAAGTATTAAATTTGGGTTTGAATTGTTTCGGAGAccggtttaaaaataaatctagtTGCGGAGTTTAGCACGCAAATTGCTcgctaaaaataattaaatttatgttgTAGTATTGTTCGAATTAAACGAGCTAGAAAACGGTATCCTCCACGACGTGCATATATGGAAGAAAATTGCTTTCAGGTGGCGCTTATATATGATGGTGGCAAAGACGCCGGAGTGTCCACATAAGTCGCCTAATCTCACTACAGAAGCGAGTTGTTTGAGAATACAAACTCCGGaattagtaaaagaaaaattgcgaCTTGTATTGTAAATGAACGTGAACAGCCCAGTTTTCTGTTTAGAGATGCATCTCGCGTGCGAGAGCTCTCCTCCAATCTCGAGAATATATACATACAAGCCTTGAGCAGTAAACACAATTAGCGTTTGTTTTCAACATTCTAATAAATCGGATTTGCACTCCTATTTTGCAGATAAATAACATGCCCCtaaattttgttcttttttatatCGTCATTAAAGTCCTTTTGCTCGCAACCCTTACTTCATAATCATAATAACTCTGTTGCATCTCCTTCGAGCAGCCCCTCTCCCGCATACTCAATACCAGccatattttatcaaattttaccgcAAAATAGGAAATTTATATGAATAATGTTCTTGAATTAGCACCCTCGCAGAGATTGAGATACGTTTTTATAACGCGCTGAGAAGCTTATACTTTGGAGCATTATGTAGACTGTTGTTAAGCCAAGTAGTGTCAGCTAAGATAAATTCATCTAAATGCGGCTTGGACTAAATGATGTTTAAGCAGTTCGATCCATCAATTAAAGCGACTGGctacgcaaaaaataaatcaaaaaagcaGGTAAATCTGTTGCAACTCAATTAACATCGGAATCTTTCAGCACGTTATCAATTAACTCTCCCTTTTTCTTCGGATAAAATCTGTCTCATTGAACTGAAACGAAACTTGTTAAACTTAGTTTGCATCTAAACAAACAGCGGACATCAACATGTTGAGTTCCGAGGAACTTTTTAgatttaactaaatttaatACATGATGCAGAAACTTAGCTAACAGGCTAAACCTCAAAACCGTTACCACCTTTCAGATTTATGAGATCACCAGCACAACGACAAGGAACCCTAACTCTATTTAATTGACAAATCACATTCACAAATAGAAACTCAAACTTGCTTCATTTTTGCCCGTAAGGAATCCGAGCCAACCTTAACGCcaagttttgtttattatttacaccGCAGTCTGCAGCCAGCGAAAACGGTTTACGGAACATTAATTTcgctatttttgtaattgttcAGTTATCATTTTTTCCAAGCGCACTTAACGTTAtactaaaataacaaatcgATTTTTAGTTAATATTTCACGCAATTGCCGGAATAGATTCTAttgtttacttttaatttatttataaaatactgaacttgttaaataaaatatgattcaaaaatttggtgaataaatttaaagcacatttttattaagcaTGTGTCCCCATTAAGGGAAGGGAAGAAAGCGAGACAAATCGCTAAAGAAATATCATTCTTGTAGTTGTTCAAAATGTTTCTTTATGTGTGTAACATTTTTCCTACTGTAAGTTCACTTTCAGcacataaaatttattttcatccATTTTCGAGCTCTTTTTCACCCGTGGCAATATTTTAAAGCTGTAATATTAAGGAACGTGTTTCGAGATATGTTAAAAGTGTCAAAAATCATCAACTGCCTTTGGCTCGTTCCGATAACCGCTATTTATAACACATTATTCGAATGGATGATATTTCGTTACGACTTTAAGTCTGAAATGAATTATAGTAAAGCTATAACCCCTCTAATGCCTTtccataatactaatagagaACGCTTCTTTCCAAATGAAATCCAATTGCCGTACCTGCATTTCTGAAAGGATATGtacataaatttttgataaaaaatttctagccCGTTCCGTATTACAAAAGTTTGGAGACATCATCTGCAGTATATTTCTGTCCTGTCCAAACCGGTTTTAATctgaacttttatttttaagttatatttCCACAAAGACAAATTCTATCAATAGTTGTTTTCGAGTTGCAATTCGAGTTAAAATCAAGTGATTGTAAtattgtttcattaaaatttgtaaccaACCAAACAAGTCCAAATCTGTTTTATGTGATGTTACACGTTCTAGATAATTGCAAATGAGATTATTAATGAGTTATTCAGTGGCAAGCAAATAGTTTCACATGTAAATAAACAACCGCTGTGTACTTGAAATGGCACATACGTGTGAaaagcaaacaaaatttttctaaataaatctttaataaCAACATGTACAGATTCAAACAATGCTTTAAGTACTATGCATATACCACAATACTGAATGGAACTAAACGAACTCATACTATCACgtagcatttttctttttacacAACTTTAAGATAATAAGTTCGAGTGTCCAAGAAACCACTACTCCACCAGAAATTATATTCAAAATATGAATACAGCTACTGAAGTTGTGAGCCGAATCCTTGTAAGTACCTGAAACAAAAATAGTTAACCGGTTTTaagtggtttatttttaactagaGCTAACTGGacttatcaaaataatttaattgttttgacTTTGATTATAAAGAACAAACTTCAAAGATATCATTTAGATAAAGTTCAAGTTAATCGATATCTGTTATCTCACAAAACAAAACTCACCCAACAATCTACCAATAGTTAAAACAAAGATTCCTTTGCACACCATATTCAGGCCCACAGCTGATGAAATGTGAGCCTCTTTAGAGTATTCCGCAATGACAAGATTTTGGTTAATAACTGTAGCAGCTCTAGCTAATCCACAAACAGCAGAGAGCAAAATTAGCATACTGTATGTAGTTTGCATTGCCAATactaaaacaaacatttttatagtACCAATATGTGTAATGTTGCTATTAAatcgactaaaactttatagtaaaaaataatcttatCGTTCTGAACAGAAAGCTTAgctcataaaataaataaatcatacCAGATCTACAAATAGCCAAAAGGAATGATCCTATTATAAAGATCATCCGATGGGTGATTTCCATTCGTTTTGTAATTAGAGGGACGACAACTCGTCCTATAAAATCCATAAATGATAGCACTGACATACAAGTGGACACGTCGATGATAGTCATGTCGAGATCTTCTCTCAAAAACAAAGGGAAAAATGTACTGAATGATATACTCGTTGTATAGGCGAAGGAAAGGCCGACCATAATGTGGACAAAAATCGGATCTAGCAAAATGTAAAGATCGAAAAGTTCGACGAGTTTTTGGTAGCAAGTTTGCGGTTCATCCTTATCGATTTTCTCTTCTTTTTGTGTGGCGGCCGTTTCCGgagctaaaattaaaaatacgttaatttttaaataagcaaaaacgTCATAAATAGTTTGATGGAGATCCGTTCCACGCTCTCGAAATTAACTTTCGCAGTGCATGTATGAAAATTTACAGTGAAAAAGCGGTGTGAATGTCTTGAAAGAGCAGAATACAAAACAAGTAAAATCTAGCTCAATAATTTGACGAAATTTATAGTTCTTGTAAACAATGGCTTTAAATGTGAGAGGAGTTCTTTACGAGgaaaagtttttcttttaaaccACTATACCcctattttattaacaaacgaAATGAGATCTGTTCCACGCTTACACTGAAAGCTAACTTATTATGTGATTATATCCAATTCGTAATAACTAAAAACAGGAGTTAAATTCCAGCGTttaaaacgagttttttcgGTTCAGACACTCGAGAACATAATCAATTTTCTTAAACAGATTATTATAGTGTGGCAATTAAacgtaaaaatgcaataaagaGAGATTTCCCCATTTACAACTGATTTAAACTTAATAGAATACATGGCATGTGAGTACGGCTTCCCGTAATGGAGCAGGTTTACCACCTTTTTTATGCAGGGTTttcatgaatattttttattagccgAGCTTTGAATATTTCAACAGCTCACCAACAGATTTTCTTTCAGGTATCATTTTTTCTGGTGAAAAATCAACTTTTAAGagtaaatttttcagaaactTCAATTAGTAAAATATGAGCCTTGTAATTTTTAACGTAAATAAAACAGGAGCTTACGCAACATCCTTTTCTCTTCGTCTGGTTCGTTGTTTTCGTTGTCAGATGCAGAAAATTCGAATTTGTCAGCAGTCTCAGTTTGTAAATTATTAGACAGCACACTTTCACCTTCGCGACTTTCATTGATAATATCAGCGAtcttttcatttttgattGTGCATTCATTATGTATCACAGATTCCTTGTTTCCTGCTTCAAGTTTAGTTAAATTAGCTTCTCTAGCAATGTTATTATTAGCACACTTATTTGTTAGTTCGGGATCAGTCCTATCGGGAGACAGATTATTTTCTATAACGACTCTCTTTCGGTTTCTGCGACAGCTAATCCTGTCGCGAAATCGTGAGAAGAAGCCCTTTGTTTTCTGTCTACTCCTTGGCAACATGTGTTCGCTAACAGGCTATCAATAGTCGAAGTCAACAAAGTAAATATATTAATTCCACTATACTTACATCAAAAAACAACGATCCGATCAAACCGTGTAAGCTAAGTCccgataaaattaatattgtgcCATCATAACCGTAATGTTGAATAAGGAGAGCCACTATTGGCGGCATTCCCATTTGACCTATACTTGTTCCCGCCATAGACAGGCCAACAGcctgacttttatttttatcaaaataagaaTTGATAATAAGAAACGTCGAAGAGGCTATTAATCCCAATCCCAGACCTGTAACAATGTTACATGAAATTAAAACTTGAGATAAGTTATCTAATTTTGTCGTTCGCATTGAGTCAAAGCCCTCGAAGGATTAATGTAGGGAAATAGATATTTCCGTAATTAGGTGTTAGAAAAGACCGTCCGAATGCCACATGCGAAGCGAGTTTGAATGTGTAGCTGAATGAAATTAGTATCCTAATTAGTGTGATATTTGCGAAGACTAAAACAATAtgttaattataatttgtatGCAGTATCAGATGCAATTATCATAGAGATACCTttaccaaaataattttaatgcttCAATTGAACAAGTGAAAACATGCCAGACTGCTTATATAGAACTCAACTATGTTCAATTGTTAAGAAGGATTAACAGCGAGCTTTGAATGAAACAATACTTCTCATTATTAAGTATTAAGAAACTTCAAGACACATAAGAACATTTTGAGGGCTGTTACGGTAAAACttcaaaaggaaaaaaaacgcaaatgaCTAACGAACTTAAGCACATCaacatattttgtaaaaacaacTTTCCTCCTAATTACCTACCTGTTAGAACACCATATCCTATTGTAATTCTCATGTAACTTTTCGTATACGTTGAGAACGCCAATCCTGCTGAGACCAGCAATACCCCAATTTGAGTTATCTGTTTCGTactgaaatatttagaaaggGGGCTTATTAGAAATCCAGAAAAGTTACTGATTGTGCAGTTCAGACTCATAACAGTTGTAACTCCAGTCGTTCCAGCCATCATTTCCAACTTCGGACCAAATATTAAACCAAACATAGACAATAGTGACTGATTAACTATCTGAAACACATTAATTCACGATCCGTTCTAATAAATCGCGCTAAAATAGAAAAGCAAACACTCTCACGGCCAGTGCGAAATTGAAAGAACACTCATACCTGGTAAACACTTGTGTGAAAATGTGTCAGAGTTTTGCTGAATCTCAATGAGATCTCAGctctaaaatgaaaattttattttttatagactCACTTATCGTGTTTAGCATAACACATTCGAACACTTGTTCTACATCCTGCTACGAAGTATGAGTGATGGATAGAACCCTTCTCCTATCACGGTGATGCATTGCAAAAATGGACTGCATGTCTCTAATAATTTTAAccgttttttaacaaattaaggGCGATGTTTCAATCAACTAAACTCTGATTTACATTATACACGGCCAAGCAAATTACGCTATTTACTAATTTCATGTGAATATCCatattttatacaaataaaTGGGCACTGGTTAGtgaaataaatagtttttgatGAAAAACTACTGGTGCGTTATTATTACTACCAATCCATCGATTTGCTTAGATagtgaaaaaacaaaaagcttaatttgcatagttttaatttgtttttttaaagttgaaatcaattgttgcaattaaaaattgattgcagattaaaaattaaaataattgaaacaCGGAATCCATCTTTACTCAGTAAAcctatttgaatttttgttacaatatttttgttagtgAAACTATTGAAGATAGTATAAATAGCGTTGCTATTGTTAGTTATCGGATAATAAAGATTAATtctttctgttaaaaatacattaaatttccTATTTATTAACGAGAGAGAGTGAAGTTTTCTGGTCATTTAAAACCCCTCGCCTGGCTAAATTAACCCTATCTCTAATGAAGATATCAGGGCAGGCTTCCACCCCACATAGCTTAGAGAGTGTAATAATGCCGATTTTTTAGAGGGAGTGGGTGAAATAAAGGACTAAAAAATTGTAGGTTTCCAACTTACATTAATTATCGCAGTTCCAGCAACAACTACCCACCCCCATCCTCCATCGGGGACCCCAGCTTCAGTGTTCATCGTGACAGTGAGTTCGGGACAGGGTAACTCCGCACTAATAACATAAATCACATACGTTTTCAAGAGGTTCACGTGATGTACACTCACCCAACTCACCTTATCTCATAACTATCGTAAAAATAATGAGAAAGGTATATTCCTAATcagtaaaattttacaattatcaGCTTTTCATTCTTTCCTCGAATGTGTTTAATTTCGAAACAATGCAGCGTTATAAGAAAAACTCCACCCTAGCATGTATGTTAAAGTTATGGCCCTAGAGTTATTAATGATCTGTCAATTCACTATCCCCAGTAACATTGTTTCTGCATTATTTCTCACTATAAGAGCCGACAATATGATTTATAATTTGCCTTTGAATTATGACGATGCCAAAGATGCAGACCacgatt encodes:
- the LOC100142456 gene encoding uncharacterized protein LOC100142456 isoform X1; its protein translation is MNTEAGVPDGGWGWVVVAGTAIINIVNQSLLSMFGLIFGPKLEMMAGTTGVTTVMSLNCTISNFSGFLISPLSKYFSTKQITQIGVLLVSAGLAFSTYTKSYMRITIGYGVLTGLGLGLIASSTFLIINSYFDKNKSQAVGLSMAGTSIGQMGMPPIVALLIQHYGYDGTILILSGLSLHGLIGSLFFDPVSEHMLPRSRQKTKGFFSRFRDRISCRRNRKRVVIENNLSPDRTDPELTNKCANNNIAREANLTKLEAGNKESVIHNECTIKNEKIADIINESREGESVLSNNLQTETADKFEFSASDNENNEPDEEKRMLPPETAATQKEEKIDKDEPQTCYQKLVELFDLYILLDPIFVHIMVGLSFAYTTSISFSTFFPLFLREDLDMTIIDVSTCMSVLSFMDFIGRVVVPLITKRMEITHRMIFIIGSFLLAICRSVLAMQTTYSMLILLSAVCGLARAATVINQNLVIAEYSKEAHISSAVGLNMVCKGIFVLTIGRLLGTYKDSAHNFSSCIHILNIISGGVVVSWTLELIILKLCKKKNAT
- the LOC100142456 gene encoding uncharacterized protein LOC100142456 isoform X2; the encoded protein is MFGLIFGPKLEMMAGTTGVTTVMSLNCTISNFSGFLISPLSKYFSTKQITQIGVLLVSAGLAFSTYTKSYMRITIGYGVLTGLGLGLIASSTFLIINSYFDKNKSQAVGLSMAGTSIGQMGMPPIVALLIQHYGYDGTILILSGLSLHGLIGSLFFDPVSEHMLPRSRQKTKGFFSRFRDRISCRRNRKRVVIENNLSPDRTDPELTNKCANNNIAREANLTKLEAGNKESVIHNECTIKNEKIADIINESREGESVLSNNLQTETADKFEFSASDNENNEPDEEKRMLPPETAATQKEEKIDKDEPQTCYQKLVELFDLYILLDPIFVHIMVGLSFAYTTSISFSTFFPLFLREDLDMTIIDVSTCMSVLSFMDFIGRVVVPLITKRMEITHRMIFIIGSFLLAICRSVLAMQTTYSMLILLSAVCGLARAATVINQNLVIAEYSKEAHISSAVGLNMVCKGIFVLTIGRLLGTYKDSAHNFSSCIHILNIISGGVVVSWTLELIILKLCKKKNAT